ATCAGTGTTGAGTCATACCCAAAACACACAAATACTTGCACAGTGTTTCGTCAGAGTGTTGTTTAATTGAGCAcatacacagtacacatttcTAGAATGCACTTACCAAAACACTCATGCACGAGATCCTTCACCAGGTGCCCCACGATCGCGTACGCCACGGCCACCACCACCAGCGCGGCCATGACCAGGTACAGCACCGCCTTGGGCAGAGGAATCGAGTCCCTCGGCGGCGTCCTGTAGTCCGTGTACTGCAGGTCACTCTCGGAGTACGAGTACTGAAAGACATGCTCCATGCCGGACGTGTGGTTGGAGTTGAGCGGCGGGTGACTAGCGCTCATCCCGCTCAGATCGGGCTCCAGAGCCGTCACCATGGTGCTCGTCACCGCCTCCACACGATCCATACTCCGATGAACAAATCCCGCTGATTTATTCACAAGAGGCAAGatctgagagagaaaaaaactccAGTCCTTGATGACTGTGCTGTTGCATAAAAACATAATGCCTTTGGATGTTAGCCTATCACTTCTGGTGGAAGTGACCTCCGGCATCACCGGTGGATGTAGTTGCGCCAAACTCTTGCTGAAGTCTCTTCAGTTTATCCAAATAAGGGTATCAGTTTCCTCATACATCAGTGCCACACTAAATCTGGACCAAACGCTAAATGGTTTATGAGTAAAAACAGCagctgtaaaataataataaagaccaTGCCCAAATTCGGTTTTGTGAATGAAAACGCTGCAGTAAAATATCGAATCAATGCGCCCGTCAATTCAGAACATCCCCAAATTTAAAGTGTTCCCATATATAAGACGACTGGAGTCGCAAGAAGCAACATAGGCTTAGGTTAAACACGTTTTTAAACGAATAAACCTCATTATATTCAAAATGTTTCCAAACGCAACGTTCTCAGAGAAAGAGTTTG
This region of Pseudorasbora parva isolate DD20220531a chromosome 6, ASM2467924v1, whole genome shotgun sequence genomic DNA includes:
- the LOC137079202 gene encoding uncharacterized protein, which codes for MPEVTSTRSDRLTSKGIMFLCNSTVIKDWSFFLSQILPLVNKSAGFVHRSMDRVEAVTSTMVTALEPDLSGMSASHPPLNSNHTSGMEHVFQYSYSESDLQYTDYRTPPRDSIPLPKAVLYLVMAALVVVAVAYAIVGHLVKDLVHECFEWVFGPRSDDRRSKSEVNCISSSVNEMSELSRPVDIVYNHSDSPYAIKPEELVVTIAETSQLPREAYSGT